In the Sandaracinus amylolyticus genome, GTATACGCGCACGGCCCGCACCAGCCTGCGCCCGCGGGACGCGTCGTCGCGAGCGATGGGCGCGAGGTGCCCGTGCTCTGGTCGCTCGGCAACCTCGTCGCGGTGATGGACGTCGACGACGATCGCGTGCACGCGCCCGAGCCCTCGGTGCGCGACGCCGTGATCGCGCGCGTCCGCACGCGCCGCGGTGCGCACGGACGCCTCGAGATCGCATCGATCACGAGCGACGCGTACTGGATCGCGACGCCGCAGCGCGCGTGGTGGAACGAGCCCACGAGCGCGATGGTCCGCCCGCTCTCGCTGCGCGCCGAGCTCGCCCGGATCGAGCGCGCATCGTGCGGCGCGCGTTGTGATCGCTACGCAGCGTCCTACCGCGCGCGAGAGCGCATGCTCGCGTCGCTGCTCGGCGCGCCCGTCGAGCTCGCGGCCACTGCGCCGCCGCCGCCTCTGCGCACCGAGCCGCGAAGCGCTCCGCGCACCACCGACGAGATCCCGCCCGAGCTCGCGCGCGGCGTGGCGCTGCGCATCGAGTTCCCACACGACGGTGCCGTCGAGTCGAGCGTCGACCGCGCGCAGATCCGCGCCATCGCCGACCTCCTCCGCGCCGACCGGAGCCTGCGCGTCGAGATCGTCGCGCGCCCCGCGTCCACCGAGCGCGAATCGCTCGCCCTCTCGCGCGCCCACCGCGCCCGCGGTCTGATCGCGATCCTCGGCCCCTCGAGGGCTCGCTTCACCCTGCGCGCCGCGCCCGCCGGCGCGACCGCGACGATCACCCTACGCGTCTCGCGTTAGCGGAGCGGCACCGGCGCCGAGAACGGCGAGACCTGCCCGTACGCATCGACGAACGCGATGCGCCCGCTCGCGCCCTCGCCCTCCGGCGGCGCGATCGTCCCCTCGGGCGCGCTCGCACAGCGCGCCGGCTCGCTCCACACGACCACCTCGCGCTGGCCCTCGATCGCCGGCTGCCACGCCGCGGGCGCGCCGTCCTCGCCCCAGCCCACCACGATCGCGACGATCCCCGCGGGCACCGGGAACTCCAGCGTCGCCCGCACCTCGGTGCGCGGCGTCCGGCGCGACGACATGCCGGTCGCCGCGACCCTCCGCAGCTCGGTCACCGAGGGCCGCGTCGGCACCCCCGGCAGCGGCGTGCGTCCCACCGCGATCGAGCTGGTCGGCCCGAGCGCCGGCGCGTTGAACGTGCCCGGCGTCAGCCGCGTCGCTGCCGCGAACCGCACGAGCCCCGGCGCGAGCTCGCGCGCCACGAGATCCTGGGTCCGCCGCCCCCGCACCAGCTGGACGCCGCTCGGCATCGCGACGTCCTGGCCGCCGCTCGAGCCCACCATCGCGACGACGATCCCCCCGCCGTCGCGCGGAAGGCTCGCGGTCACCGGCGTCAGCACACGCGGCGCGAGGCCCTGCGGCGCGCATCTCGCGTCCGCTCTCGTCGAGAATCCCGCGGCGACCGTCCACACCAAGCTGGCGAGGACGACGAACGACGACACGGCTCGGAGGCGCATGGGCACGACCTTCGGCGATCGAGCGGCCCACATCAACCCCGTCGTGCCCCGCGAAGCGCTCGACGCAGTGCGTAGCAAGCCACGCGCTCCGACCCGGTTCTCAGCCTCGAAACGTCATGAATTCCGCTCGGCACGCGACGTGTATCATGATCGTCCCGTCGTGCCGCACACGTTCATGCAGCTCTCGGATCGCTTCCTCGTCGGACAGCTCCAGCTCCGTGGCTTCACGAGCCGCAGAGTCCGTACGAGCGCCGGCCACGTGCACGTCCTGGAGGCGGCCGGCCGCGGCTCGCTGCCGCCGCTCCTCGTGCTCCACGGATTCTCGGCCGCCGGGCACCTCTACGAGGGCGTGCTGCTGCGCATGCGCCCCCACGCCAAGCGCCTCGTCGCGCCCGACATGCTCGGCCACGGCCTCAGCGACATGCCGGCCGCCGGCCTCGACGAGAGCGCGTGCCGCCGCGCGATGCTCGAGACCATCGACCGCGTCGTCGACGAGCCGTGCATCGTGTTCGGCAACTCGCTGGGCGGCGCCGCGGCCCTCACGCTCGCGCTCGAGCGCCCCGAGAAGGTGCGCGGCCTCTTCCTCGTCGCCCCCGGCGGCGCGCCGATGGACGCGGCCGAGCTCGACGCGTTCGTCGATCGCTTCCGCCTCCGCACCCACGACGAGGCGCTCGACTTCGTCGACCGCCTCTTCGCCAAGCCGCACCCGATGCGCCAGGTGCTCGCGTGGGGCACCCGCAAGCAGTTCGAGCGCCCCGGCCTGCGCGACCTCCTCGAGCGCGTGAAGCCCGAGGACCTGCTCTGCGCGCGCGAGCTCGGTCGCCTCCGCATGCCGATCCAGGTCGTCTGGGGCGCGGCCGACCGCATCCTGCACCCGACGCACCTCGACTTCTTCCGCCGGCACCTGCCGCCCCACGCGAAGCTGCAGGTCGTCGAGCACTACGGGCACACGCCCCACATGGATCACCCCGAGGAGCTGCATCGCCGGCTGCTCGCGTTCGCCCGGCTGGTGCACGCGCGCACCCCGCAGCGCGAGGTCGTGACGAGCCCGGGCATCGGCCTCTCGGCTTCGGCCGAACGGCCGGAATTGCCGGGCATTTCGGCCTCCATCGCTCCTTGACAGCCTCTTCACCGCCCCATAGAAAGCGCGCGCCCATGACGGCCTACCCCTCGACGCTCGTCGAAGCGCTCGACCGCCTGCCGGGCGGCGAGGCGCGCGGCTTCCGGTTCTACGGAGCCGATCGCCAGGAGCGTTACTTCCCCTACGAGGCCATGCGTGCCGAGGCGCACCGCCGGGCCGCGTTCCTCGCCGCGCTGGGCATGCGGAAAGGCGACTGCGTCGCGCTCGTGCTCCCCGAGAACCACGAGTTCGTGCTGAGCTTCCTCGGCGCGAGCGTCGGCGGGTTCGTCCCGGTGCCGATCTTCCCGCGCGCGTCGTTCAAGGGCGCCGACCAGTACGTCGATACCCTCGAGCACATCGTGAAGGCCTCGCACGCGAAGGCCGTCATCTGCATGCAGCAGAACCGCGACATCGTGGATCAGCTGCGCGGTCGCGAGGGCCTCGAGGCGCTGCCGATCCTCGACACCGAGACCGGGTTCACCGGGCAGGCGCCGCCCTTCGCGCCGCCGGTCGTCACGCCGGACGATCTCTGCTTCCTCCAGTTCACGAGTGGATCCACCAACCGCCCGAAGGGCGTGATGGTGAAGCACCACAACCTCGTCGCGAACACGACGTCGTTCCTCGGCCCGCACGGCCTGGCGCGCACGCCCGACGACGTCGGGGTCTCGTGGCTCCCGCTCTTCCACGACATGGGCCTGATCGGCTTCGTGCTCGGCACGCTGATCGTCGATCTGCCCGTCGTGCTGCTGCCCACGCCGACCTTCGCGCGCATGCCGCGCATGTGGCTCGAGCTCATCACGAAGCACCGCGGCACGATCACCTACGCGCCGAACTTCGCGTACCAGCTCGTCACCAAGCGCTGCAACGAGAAGGACCTCGCCGCGCTCGACCTCTCGAGCCTGCGGGTCGCGGGCTGCGGCGCCGAGCCGATCCGCGCCCGCACGCTGATCGAGTTCGCGGAGAAGTTCCGCCCCGCGGGCTTCAAGAGCAACGCGCTCCTGCCGAGCTACGGCATGGCGGAGAGCTGCCTCGCGATCACGTTCCACCAGCGCAGCACCGAGATGATCGTCGATCGCGTCGACGGCGCGGCGATGAAGAGCGGTCGCGCGACGCCGAGCACCGCGGCGGACGCCCTCGAGCTCGTCTCGTGCGGCGTGCCCTTCCCCGGCCACGAGCTCGCGATCGTCGACGAGAGCGGCCAGCCAGTCGGCGAGCGCGTCGTCGGTCAGATCCTCAGCAAGGGCCCGAGCGTCACCGAGGGCTACTTCGAGAACCCCGAGGCGAGCGCCGAGTCGTTCAAGAACGGCTGGCTCTGGACGGGCGACCTCGGCTACGTCGCGGATGGCAACGTGTACATCTGCGGCCGCGTGAAGGATCTCATCATCCTGAACGGCGCGAACCACTACCCGCAGGATCTCGAGTGGGCCGTCGGTGAGATCGAGGGTGTGCGCCGCGGGAACGTCGTCGCGTTCAGCGTGATGAAGGACGGCGTCGAGCAGCTCGTGATCGCGGCCGAGGGCAACAGCGGCGACGCCGCGCGCCTGCGCACCGAGATCGCCGAGGCGATCCAGAAGAGCTTCGGCCTGACGCCCGCGCACGTCGCGATCTGCGCGGTGGGCGCGCTGCCCAAGACCTCGAGCGGCAAGGCCCAGCGCCGTAAGACCCGCGCGATGTGGGAGAGCGGCGAGCTCGAAGAGCATCCGGTGTCGGCCTGAGCGGCCGAGCGCCTCCGGCCAGATCGAAAGAAGAAGACCGATGAACCGTTCCGAGCTGATCAAGACGTTCCAGCGGATGGCGAGCGAGATCGCCGAGAAGGACTTCAGCCACGTCACCGAGGACGCGAAGATCGCGGCGCTCGGCATCGACTCGCTCGGCATGCTCGAGCTCGTGGGTCAGATGGAGCGCGAGCTCGGCGTGCAGATCCCGGACGAGCAGCTCGTCGGCATCCAGACCGTCCGTCAGCTCCTCGATCTCGTCGAGAAGCGCGCGGTCGCGGCGCGTTGAGCCCAGACCCGTAGCGCCCCAAGCGGCGAGAAAGTGCAGTCGCGATGTCGGACAGCGACCTGAGGGAGAAGCTCCGCGAGATCATCGCCGAGGTGAGCGAGGTCGACGAGATCCCCGACGAGACTCCCTTCAAGGAGCTCGGGATCGACTCGATGATGGCGATCGAGATCGTCGCGGAGGTCGAGCGCACCTTCAAGCTCTCGATCCCCGAGGACGAGCTCAAGAAGATGACGCACTTCACGGCGGTCTACGACCTCGTGAAGAGCAAGCTCGCCGCCGCCGCTTGAGCCGAGCTCGGTTCGCGCCCCACGTGCCGGACGATCGCACCGCGGTCGTCCGGCATCGTGCTCGTGTGGGCTACGTCGACACCGACAAGGCCGGTGTCGTGCACCACACGGTCTATCTCGTGTGGATGGAGGCCGGGCGCATCGAGTACCTGCGCGCGCGCGGCGTCGACTACCGACGCTTCGAGGTCGAGCGCGGGCTCGCGATGCCGGTCGTGGAAGCGAGCCTCGCGTATCGCTCGCCGGCGCGCTTCGACGACGAGGTCGTGATCGAGACGTGGGTCTCGTCGATCACGCGCGCACGCATCGTGTTCGAGGCGCGCGTGCTGCGTGATGGCGAAGTGCTCTGCGAAGGCGCGATCACGACGGCGGTCGTGCACCTCGCGGAGGCGCGCCCGGTGAGCGTGCCGGAGGAGCTGCGTCGTGCGTGCTCGTGAGCTCTTGATCTCCGTGGCGCTGCTCTCGGGCTGCACCTGCGCGACGCCTCCGCCGCGCACCGAGATCCCCACGCTGCGCGTCCCGCGGGCGAGCGCACCGCCGACTCTCGATGGTCGCCTCGACGACGCGATCTGGCGCGATGCCGCGCGGACCGAGCGCTTCGTCGACACGATGGACGGCTCGCACGCGCAGCCCGAGGTCACCGCGCGGATGGCGTGGGACGACGACGCCCTCTACGTCGCGTTCGAGGTCGCCGACGAGCTCCTGCGCTGCGATCTCGAAGGCCACGACGCGCACCTGTGGGAGCAGGACGCGGTCGAGCTGATGATCGATCCCGACGGCGACGGGCGCAGCTACGCCGAGCTGCAGGTCTCGCCGACGAACCTGGTGTTCGACACGTGGTTCGACGCGCGCCGCGTGCCCCAGCCCTTCGGTCGCGTCGCGTGGTCGAGCGAGCTGCGCTCCGCGGTGTCCACCGAGGGCACGCCCAACGACGACGCGGCGGACGAGGGCTGGACCGCCGAGATCGCGATCCCGTGGAGCGCGTTCGAGCGCCTCGGCACGCCGGCGTCGCGCCCCTCGCGCGGCGACACCTGGCGCATCGCGCTCTACGTGCTCGACGTGCGCGCGCAGGGACAGCTCGGCGTCGGATGGTCGCCGCCGCTGATCGGCGACTTCCACGTACCCGAACGCTTCGGACGCGTGACGTTCGAATAAGCGACCCGCGATCGTGCGACGGGTGACCGTGCGCTCGTGATAGTGTCGTCCGCATGCAATTCGGCGTGCGGTTCGGCATGTGCGCGAGCCTCGCGCTCGGCCTCGGTTGCGGGCCCGGGAGCGCGTCGACGGCGGCGGAGCCGACGAGCGGCGGAGAGCTCGCGGCGGTCGAACAGCCCCCATCCACGAGCGAGTGGCTGAACGACGTGCCGCCGGGCGGGACGCTCAGCTACGACGTCGCGGTCGGGGACGGCGCACCGCGGCGCGTGCAGATGCGGGTGCAGGAGATCGTGCGGCGCGGCGCCGGCATCGCGGTGCTGCTCGCGCCGGTGGGCACGCCGCTCGACGAAGAGCCGGTGTACGCGCGCTGGATCGTGGCCGACCAGGGCGAGCTCGTGGGCCTCGACGAGCACGCGGCGCTGACCACCGAGCCGGGCTACGCGCCCATCGACGACGCCGGGCGCATCCTCACCGAGGCCGCCGAGACGGTGGCGTGGCGGCTCCCGCGCGACTGGCTGACGCCGGGCGTCGGTGTCGCGGGCGAAGAGGTGTCGGCGGGCTGGCGGCTCGCGGAGCGGGTCGGCGACCTGAGCACGCCGATCGCGGGGCGGGGCTGCGCGCGGCTCGAGCGCGACGACGCAGGCGAGCGCGCGACGCTCACGGTCTGCGCGAACCTCGGGCTCGTCGAGTCGACGCTCACCACCGCGAGCGGCACCGCCGGCGCGCGCTGGACGCTCGTCGCGATCGACGGACCGCCCGAGGCGGGCGTCGAGATCGCCGCGGAGTGATCCTCAGGGCGCGTCGTCGGAGCCCGTGGTCGCGGGCTCGGGGGCGCGGACGTCGACCGGGGTCGTGTCCTGCCGGCGCGACGGGCCATCGGCCGGATCGAGGATCTCGCGCAGCTGCGCGACACGACGCCGCAGCGTGACGAGCTCCTCCATCGCGCGCTCGCGCGTGGCCTCCGACTCGCGCAGCTGGCTCTCGAGCGACTCCGCGCGCGCCGTCACCTCGCGGCGCGCTGCGCGCGAGATCTCGAGCTGATCCTCGAGCTGCTCGACGCGCCCGCGCGTCTGCTCGAGCTCGCCCTCGAGCTCCGCGGTCACGCGCTCGGAGTCGATGCGCAGCTCGTCGATGTGCCGCGTCAGATCGCGGACGCGCGTGAGCTCGGTGTCGAGCTGCCTTCGCTGCGTGAGCAGCGTCTCCTGCGTCGTCGCGAGCGCCTCGCGCGTCTCGTCGAGCGACGCGCTCAGCGACTCGCGATCGCCGATCAGCTGACCGATCTGATCGCCGAGGATGCGGATCTGGCCTTCCGCGGTCGCGAGCTGATCCGCGAGCTGCTGGCGCGTGAGGCGGTTCTGCTCGTAGCGCTCCAGCAGCGCGGCGTGATCGGCGTCGAGCGCCTCGAGGCGCGCGGCTTCGACCATGAGGTCGGCGCGCGCAGCCTGGGCCTCGGTGCGCGCGCGGCTGATCTCGAGCTCCTGCAGCTCGGTCTCGCGGACGAAGACGTAGACGAGCGCGCCGAACGCCGCGCCGAGGCCCACCAGCAGCGGCACGAGCCACTGCAGCACCGCGCGACGTCGCGCCCGCCGCTCCTCGGGCCGCGTGAGCACTGCGAGCTCGCGCGCGAGCTCTTCCGCGCTCGGCCGCTGATCGGGATCCATCGCGAGCCAGCGCTCGAACGAGGGCGCGAGCCAGCGCAGCTCCTTCGCGCGCGGCAGCGGCGGGCGCTCGCGCGCGCGCCGCTCGATGAACGCCTCGATCGCGCCCGCGGGCACGTCCTCTTCCGTGTCCGGCTCGAGCGCGTTGCGAAGCGTGAGCGCGAGCGCGAACACGTCTGCCTTCGGGCCGATCGGTCGCTCGTCGTCGACGTTCGCGTAGTGCGACGCGACCTCGGGCGCGAAGTACACCGGCGTGCCGCCGATCAGCGCCTCGTGCTCCTTCGCGGCGACGCCGAGATCGAGCAGCACCGGGATGCTCTCCTCGTGCTCGCCGTCGGGGCCGAAGCCCTTGATGCGCGCGAGGAAGACGTTGTCCGGCTTGATGTCCTGATGACGGATGCCGTTCGCGTGCAGCGCCGCGAGCGCGCGCGCGAGGGGCTCGAAGATGCGGCGCGCCTCGGCGCGCGCGAGCGGACCGCGCTGCATGCGCTGATCGAGCGTCTCGCCCTCGTACCACGGCATGACGAACCACAGCCGATCCTCGTGCCAGCCGTGATCCTTGAACTGCACGACCGACGGGTGGAACACCGCGGCGATCAGCTTGAGCTCGCGCAGCGCGGCCTCGCGCGCCGCGGTCGAGAGCGAGGGCTCGCGCAGCATCTTGAGCGCGACGCGGTGCCCCGGGACGTCGGCATCGTCCGCCATGTACACGTCGCCGAACGCGCCGATGCCGACGCGCTTCACGACGCGATACCGCGCGCCGATCAGCGTCCCCGGCGGCAGCGCCGCGAGCGACTCGCCGTCGACGGTGCGCGTCGCGCTGCCCTGCGCGCCCTTCGCGAGCGCGAACGCATCGACCAGCGGGCCACCGCGCGTCGCGTGCGGATCGGGCGCGTGCGCGCCGAGGAGATCGAACGCCCGCGACGTCGCGCGCGAGAGGCGCAGCTCGACGTCCACGAGCGGCTGCTCGACGACGCACGCGATCTCGGCGGGCGAGAGCTCGCGCGCGAAGCGCAGCTCGACGAGCTCGGCGTCGTCGCCCGAGAGCGAACGGCGCACCCGCTGGAGCGCGTCGGCGTAGCCGCGCGTCGCCTCGGGCGGGTCACGGAACGCGAGCGCCTCGCGCCCCGAGGCCGGGCGCTGCGCCGCGAGGTCGAGCGCGATGCGCCGCGCGAGGCGGTACACGTGCGCCTTCGGCCCCGGCTCGCGCACGAGCTCCGACGCGGGCATCGCCGACACGAGACGCCTCAGCTCGCGGAACGCATCGCCGGCGCGCTGGGGGTCGCCCAGCCTCAGCGCGAGGTACTGGCGCAGGCCGAGCGCCCACGGTCCGAGCAGCCGTCGACGGAGCGCGTCGGGCGACGTCGCAAGGACGCCCGAGAGCTCGACCGACGCGAGGCTCGCGACCGACGACATCCGCGCCCCACCCTCTTCCCGGCGCGCCTCCGCGT is a window encoding:
- a CDS encoding CapA family protein, with protein sequence MRDLARHAVVLAALLLALAPVRAQDETGPELALGGDVIFDGHITYAIERFFGDAPAPALRELLAEMGPALSRADLAIVNLETPVAPRTHERGPDHDAPTFAAPPELLDALSQVGVDALTVANNHAYDQGVAGLASTLAHTARAQLPTIGAGRDLDDASRAIVLDASGHRIAVAAFSEGTNRRVRDGDPDAPRIAIASEARITESVRAARRDAELVVVSLHWTSPLDDRPTRTMQRLVRAAADAGADLVYAHGPHQPAPAGRVVASDGREVPVLWSLGNLVAVMDVDDDRVHAPEPSVRDAVIARVRTRRGAHGRLEIASITSDAYWIATPQRAWWNEPTSAMVRPLSLRAELARIERASCGARCDRYAASYRARERMLASLLGAPVELAATAPPPPLRTEPRSAPRTTDEIPPELARGVALRIEFPHDGAVESSVDRAQIRAIADLLRADRSLRVEIVARPASTERESLALSRAHRARGLIAILGPSRARFTLRAAPAGATATITLRVSR
- a CDS encoding alpha/beta fold hydrolase, which gives rise to MPHTFMQLSDRFLVGQLQLRGFTSRRVRTSAGHVHVLEAAGRGSLPPLLVLHGFSAAGHLYEGVLLRMRPHAKRLVAPDMLGHGLSDMPAAGLDESACRRAMLETIDRVVDEPCIVFGNSLGGAAALTLALERPEKVRGLFLVAPGGAPMDAAELDAFVDRFRLRTHDEALDFVDRLFAKPHPMRQVLAWGTRKQFERPGLRDLLERVKPEDLLCARELGRLRMPIQVVWGAADRILHPTHLDFFRRHLPPHAKLQVVEHYGHTPHMDHPEELHRRLLAFARLVHARTPQREVVTSPGIGLSASAERPELPGISASIAP
- a CDS encoding fatty acyl-AMP ligase — translated: MTAYPSTLVEALDRLPGGEARGFRFYGADRQERYFPYEAMRAEAHRRAAFLAALGMRKGDCVALVLPENHEFVLSFLGASVGGFVPVPIFPRASFKGADQYVDTLEHIVKASHAKAVICMQQNRDIVDQLRGREGLEALPILDTETGFTGQAPPFAPPVVTPDDLCFLQFTSGSTNRPKGVMVKHHNLVANTTSFLGPHGLARTPDDVGVSWLPLFHDMGLIGFVLGTLIVDLPVVLLPTPTFARMPRMWLELITKHRGTITYAPNFAYQLVTKRCNEKDLAALDLSSLRVAGCGAEPIRARTLIEFAEKFRPAGFKSNALLPSYGMAESCLAITFHQRSTEMIVDRVDGAAMKSGRATPSTAADALELVSCGVPFPGHELAIVDESGQPVGERVVGQILSKGPSVTEGYFENPEASAESFKNGWLWTGDLGYVADGNVYICGRVKDLIILNGANHYPQDLEWAVGEIEGVRRGNVVAFSVMKDGVEQLVIAAEGNSGDAARLRTEIAEAIQKSFGLTPAHVAICAVGALPKTSSGKAQRRKTRAMWESGELEEHPVSA
- a CDS encoding acyl carrier protein; translation: MNRSELIKTFQRMASEIAEKDFSHVTEDAKIAALGIDSLGMLELVGQMERELGVQIPDEQLVGIQTVRQLLDLVEKRAVAAR
- a CDS encoding acyl carrier protein, producing the protein MSDSDLREKLREIIAEVSEVDEIPDETPFKELGIDSMMAIEIVAEVERTFKLSIPEDELKKMTHFTAVYDLVKSKLAAAA
- a CDS encoding acyl-CoA thioesterase yields the protein MPDDRTAVVRHRARVGYVDTDKAGVVHHTVYLVWMEAGRIEYLRARGVDYRRFEVERGLAMPVVEASLAYRSPARFDDEVVIETWVSSITRARIVFEARVLRDGEVLCEGAITTAVVHLAEARPVSVPEELRRACS
- a CDS encoding carbohydrate-binding family 9-like protein; this encodes MRARELLISVALLSGCTCATPPPRTEIPTLRVPRASAPPTLDGRLDDAIWRDAARTERFVDTMDGSHAQPEVTARMAWDDDALYVAFEVADELLRCDLEGHDAHLWEQDAVELMIDPDGDGRSYAELQVSPTNLVFDTWFDARRVPQPFGRVAWSSELRSAVSTEGTPNDDAADEGWTAEIAIPWSAFERLGTPASRPSRGDTWRIALYVLDVRAQGQLGVGWSPPLIGDFHVPERFGRVTFE
- a CDS encoding serine/threonine-protein kinase; this encodes MLSRPTARSPLRPGPDETVVPLVVRRRGEDAEARREEGGARMSSVASLASVELSGVLATSPDALRRRLLGPWALGLRQYLALRLGDPQRAGDAFRELRRLVSAMPASELVREPGPKAHVYRLARRIALDLAAQRPASGREALAFRDPPEATRGYADALQRVRRSLSGDDAELVELRFARELSPAEIACVVEQPLVDVELRLSRATSRAFDLLGAHAPDPHATRGGPLVDAFALAKGAQGSATRTVDGESLAALPPGTLIGARYRVVKRVGIGAFGDVYMADDADVPGHRVALKMLREPSLSTAAREAALRELKLIAAVFHPSVVQFKDHGWHEDRLWFVMPWYEGETLDQRMQRGPLARAEARRIFEPLARALAALHANGIRHQDIKPDNVFLARIKGFGPDGEHEESIPVLLDLGVAAKEHEALIGGTPVYFAPEVASHYANVDDERPIGPKADVFALALTLRNALEPDTEEDVPAGAIEAFIERRARERPPLPRAKELRWLAPSFERWLAMDPDQRPSAEELARELAVLTRPEERRARRRAVLQWLVPLLVGLGAAFGALVYVFVRETELQELEISRARTEAQAARADLMVEAARLEALDADHAALLERYEQNRLTRQQLADQLATAEGQIRILGDQIGQLIGDRESLSASLDETREALATTQETLLTQRRQLDTELTRVRDLTRHIDELRIDSERVTAELEGELEQTRGRVEQLEDQLEISRAARREVTARAESLESQLRESEATRERAMEELVTLRRRVAQLREILDPADGPSRRQDTTPVDVRAPEPATTGSDDAP